GGAAAATTGCCGAACTGGCAACACTTGTAAATGAAGAGACGGAAAATATCGGTGCACGCCGTCTCCATACGTTGTTGGAACGATTGATTGAGGATTTATCCTTCGAAGCTCCGGATATCGGCGAGACGCTCGTGACAATTACACCTGAGTACGTAACGGATAAGCTCGCGGGAATTGCAAAAAACAGAGACTTGAGCCAATTTATTTTATAATTGTGCGAATGTCAGCATGTGTTCGAATGCAGCATACAAAGAGCAGATTCGGCAGATCCTTGTCGATCTGTTTTTTTTTTTTTTTGCAACATTTTGCCGTGATTTCCATTATACATCTCCTGATGGGCGGAAAAGAAAGGGATACGATGATGTGTGGAGTTGTAATTGAAAATCAAATGATTTACAAGCAGACACATGCAGGAATTTGTCGTATTTTGCAGAATAATGTGTAGTGAAAATTTGAAAGCAGGTGAAAACATGTCGATCTTTGGTACACCTTTTTTCACCGTCATGGAAAAATCATTGGATGCGGCGACATTGCGGCAAAGAGTGTATGCGAACAATATCGCAAATATTGATACTCCGGGATTTAAACGTTCGGACGTGTCGTTTGAACGACAATTGCAAACGTATTTGCAAGGCAATACAGCCGGACAACCGTTGACCGGTTTTCGGACAGATCCGCGCCATATACCGATTCCTGGCAGTGGAGCGAATATGCTTCAGCCGACGGAATATGCAGATTCGAATACGACTGTTAACAATAACGGGAATAATGTGGACATCGATTCAGAGATGACGTTGATTGCCAAAAATCAGATTCAATATAACGCACTGGTCGAACAGATGAATCAGCAATTTTCCATGCTGCGATCGGCGATCAATGGCGGAGGTGCATAAGTGTGAGTCTGTTTCAGGGGATCGATATTAGCGCCTCCGGTTTGACGGCGCAGCGATTGCGGATGGATGTCATCGCCAATAATATCGCCAATGCGAATACAACCCGCACACCGGGCGGGACAGGGCCGTATCGCCGGGAAGTCGTAGAGTTGTCGCAAAAGCCTGCGAGTGCGTTTGGAGCAATGTTGAACCAATCGCTGAATCCGACAGGCGACGGCGTGCAAGTCACGAAGATCGCCCAGGATCAATCGCCGTTCAAGCTGGTATATGACCCGGGGAATCCCGATGCCGTGAAAGATCCGAAGAGTCCGATGTACGGATATGTACGGATGCCAAATGTCAATATCGTCACGGAAATGGTAGATTTGATATCCGCTTCCCGTTCCTATGAAGCGGATATTACGGCGCTCAATGCGTCGAAATCCATAGATATGAAAGCATTGCAAATCGGCAAATAGAAGGAGGCTTGATCTATGATACAGTCTGTAAGTTCCATCTTGCCCCAAACGGGAATTGGTTTGCAGTCTGCAGGTTCCAATTCTTCCGCCTCCGGGCAACCGTCTTTCGGCAAGTATTTGAGCCAGGCGTTGAATGGAGTCAACGATTCGATTCTGCAATCGCAAAAATTGGGGGAAGAGTTGGCCGCCGGACAAGTCAAGGATATACATACTGTCATGATCGCGGCGCAGAAAGCGACGCTGCAACTGCAATTGGCCGTGCAGGTGCGCAACAAGGCAATCGAAGCATATCAAGAG
Above is a window of Fodinisporobacter ferrooxydans DNA encoding:
- the flgB gene encoding flagellar basal body rod protein FlgB is translated as MSIFGTPFFTVMEKSLDAATLRQRVYANNIANIDTPGFKRSDVSFERQLQTYLQGNTAGQPLTGFRTDPRHIPIPGSGANMLQPTEYADSNTTVNNNGNNVDIDSEMTLIAKNQIQYNALVEQMNQQFSMLRSAINGGGA
- the fliE gene encoding flagellar hook-basal body complex protein FliE, whose amino-acid sequence is MIQSVSSILPQTGIGLQSAGSNSSASGQPSFGKYLSQALNGVNDSILQSQKLGEELAAGQVKDIHTVMIAAQKATLQLQLAVQVRNKAIEAYQEIMRMQV
- the flgC gene encoding flagellar basal body rod protein FlgC, with the protein product MSLFQGIDISASGLTAQRLRMDVIANNIANANTTRTPGGTGPYRREVVELSQKPASAFGAMLNQSLNPTGDGVQVTKIAQDQSPFKLVYDPGNPDAVKDPKSPMYGYVRMPNVNIVTEMVDLISASRSYEADITALNASKSIDMKALQIGK